The Toxorhynchites rutilus septentrionalis strain SRP chromosome 3, ASM2978413v1, whole genome shotgun sequence genome includes a region encoding these proteins:
- the LOC129777457 gene encoding 2-phosphoxylose phosphatase 1: MLLREIARFSLQHRTLYCYLILSIWIFLLIAGMYKYIGSMENSYSILGSKSFFHRQQQLLLEEQERIRAKKMNDIDCNHPPMIGLGEEGGVLDGWSLQGVLLLIRHGDRGPMTHVRDIDSVDCSYAGDTVQAKYNHYITNSSSTTAGHWMKTGPFHGFPLLPASPKACLLGQLTQKGVAQLLRIGEVIRQAYVHPLSLNARPTVHTKTTTFNSTSDTSSQINFNTDDIVVYATRYRRTFQSAMALMFGIIPPEKWQALQIQESHSLSFCFTDCACPQADNLKKQIDKESKLSLTAHPAVGAIVQWMAVTMLQNQPFDGQVSPLEIRDAILTHICHDAPLPCRKISLKPREQRMSSSSSTQDPQDVINIDQDDNTVLTNQNQPNTEEPSDASQTGVQEPEIEGCVERSHVTALMSYTQWAGSKEWRSVKMRQQGLLRSYGFLRNIVGYMLKMISGDKVKFVLYSGHDKTMEYVMAALGLTTDRPFIPYASRMAFEVYKSDKDTQYYFRLLYNGNDVTSTIGVCEGGKSLSVPRGIRGDRAKLCPIENIIRFLHDDYFLPLNATNFKDACLAQNDF, from the exons ATGTTGCTTAGGGAAATCGCTCGATTCTCATTGCAACATCGAACACTGTATTGCTATTTGATTCTAAGCATCTGGATTTTCCTACTCATTGCAG GAATGTACAAATACATTGGATCGATGGAAAATAGCTACAGCATTTTGGGTTCGAAAAGTTTCTTCCACAGACAACAGCAGCTCCTGCTGGAGGAACAGGAACGAATTCGGGCGAAGAAAATGAACGATATTGATTGTAATCACCCTCCAATGATTGGACTCGGAGAAGAGGGTGGTGTGCTCGATGGGTGGTCCTTGCAGGGCGTGTTACTTTTGATACGGCATGGAGATCGGGGTCCAATGACACACGTGCGTGATATTGACTCCGTGGATTGCAGCTATGCAGGCGACACTGTGCAAGCGAAATATAATCATTATATTACGAATAGCAGTTCCACGACTGCTGGACACTGGATGAAAACCGGTCCATTTCATGGTTTCCCATTGCTTCCGGCCAGTCCAAAGGCATGCTTACTCGGACAGCTGACACAAAAGGGTGTTGCTCAATTGCTGCGGATCGGAGAAGTTATCAGGCAGGCCTACGTTCATCCTTTATCACTGAATGCTAGACCAACTGTGCACACCAAAACAACCACTTTTAACAGCACTTCCGATACCAGCAGTCAAATTAATTTCAACACAGATGATATAGTAGTTTATGCGACACGTTATCGGCGTACATTCCAATCGGCCATGGCTCTCATGTTCGGTATAATTCCTCCCGAAAAGTGGCAGGCTCTGCAGATACAAGAAAGCCACAGCTTATCTTTCTGCTTCACGGATTGTGCGTGCCCACAAGCGGATAACCTGAAGAAGCAAATTGATAAGGAAAGCAAGCTCTCACTCACAGCGCACCCTGCCGTGGGAGCAATTGTTCAGTGGATGGCGGTGACTATGCTGCAAAATCAACCTTTCGACGGCCAAGTCAGTCCTCTGGAAATTCGGGATGCAATTCTGACACATATTTGCCATGATGCTCCACTCCCGTGTAGGAAAATTTCATTGAAGCCTCGCGAACAGCGAATGAGCAGTAGTAGTAGTACCCAAGACCCTCAAGATGTTATCAATATAGACCAAGATGATAACACAGTTTTGACGAACCAGAATCAACCGAACACCGAAGAACCGAGTGATGCGAGCCAAACTGGAGTGCAGGAACCGGAAATTGAGGGCTGTGTTGAGAGGAGTCACGTTACCGCTCTGATGTCCTACACACAGTGGGCTGGTTCAAAGGAATGGAGAAGTGTGAAAATGCGCCAACAAGGTTTGCTTCGTTCTTATGGATTTTTGCGCAACATTGTTGGTTACATGCTTAAAATGATCTCCGGTGATAAGGTGAAATTCGTTCTCTATTCGGGCCACGATAAAACCATGGAATACGTAATGGCAGCTCTAGGATTGACAACAGACAGACCCTTCATACCGTATGCCTCTCGTATGGCATTCGAAGTTTATAAAAGCGATAAGGATACCCAATACTATTTCCGATTACTTTACAACGGGAATGATGTAACGAGCACGATTGGAGTTTGTGAAGGTGGCAAGAGTTTGAGTGTTCCTCGCGGTATACGAGGAGATAGAGCAAAGTTGTGTCCTATAGAAAACATAATACGTTTCCTTCATGACGATTACTTCCTTCCGTTGAACGCTACTAACTTCAAAGATGCATGTCTGGCACAGAATGATTTTTAA